One genomic region from Nostoc sphaeroides encodes:
- a CDS encoding DUF6887 family protein — MTKANFQGMTKQELRAYVLKHRDDREAFYALTDKLREEPGIEITSTEQMHELIEARLDEADARDAYKVLEEIAELGTTPLEDIKRELGI, encoded by the coding sequence ATGACTAAGGCAAATTTCCAAGGGATGACTAAACAAGAGTTAAGAGCTTATGTGTTGAAACATCGAGACGATCGTGAAGCTTTTTATGCATTAACGGACAAACTTAGAGAAGAACCAGGGATTGAAATTACCTCAACAGAGCAGATGCATGAACTAATTGAAGCGAGGTTAGATGAGGCTGATGCAAGAGATGCTTATAAGGTACTAGAGGAAATTGCAGAACTGGGGACAACACCCTTGGAAGACATTAAAAGGGAGCTAGGGATATGA
- a CDS encoding type II toxin-antitoxin system RelE family toxin, translating into MSYQVTLVPSAVQKITELDSELQQRLAQKLEELALNPRSEDAHPLKETERLYKVILGEYRIIYQIEEQSLLVTVIKIAHLKDY; encoded by the coding sequence ATGAGCTACCAAGTAACATTAGTACCTTCGGCTGTGCAGAAAATTACAGAATTGGACTCAGAGTTGCAGCAACGACTAGCACAAAAGTTAGAGGAACTAGCATTAAATCCACGTTCAGAAGATGCTCACCCATTGAAGGAGACTGAACGACTGTATAAGGTTATTTTGGGTGAATACCGCATTATTTACCAGATTGAGGAGCAATCCTTGCTAGTAACAGTGATAAAGATTGCACATCTCAAAGATTATTAA
- a CDS encoding Uma2 family endonuclease, with the protein MSEPATLEIISDGISEDEVIFPPGDILSDEPPLESDLHREQIDLLIRILKLWWRERQDFYASGNLTIYYSPNQKKSEHFRGPDFFVVLGTQKKDRKSWVVWQEDGKYPNLIVEILSSSTTAVDKGLKKQVYQDTFRTPDYFWFDPVTTELQGFHLVDGKYQEIQVTTDGRLWSQQLELYLGVYEGKLRFFTTENQLILSSEELAQQERLRAEQAEERAQQAEERAQQAEQEIARLREALRIQGINLENI; encoded by the coding sequence ATGTCTGAACCTGCTACTTTAGAAATCATCTCTGATGGTATTTCAGAGGACGAAGTTATTTTTCCTCCTGGCGATATACTGAGTGACGAACCACCCTTGGAAAGTGACCTACACCGAGAACAAATCGATTTGCTGATTCGCATCCTCAAATTGTGGTGGCGAGAAAGGCAAGATTTTTATGCTTCTGGCAATTTGACGATTTACTACAGTCCTAACCAGAAAAAATCAGAACATTTCCGTGGCCCAGACTTTTTTGTAGTTTTGGGAACCCAGAAAAAAGACCGTAAGAGTTGGGTAGTTTGGCAAGAAGACGGGAAATACCCTAACCTGATTGTGGAAATTTTGTCAAGTTCAACCACAGCCGTTGATAAAGGTTTAAAAAAACAAGTTTACCAAGATACCTTCCGTACACCAGATTATTTCTGGTTTGACCCTGTAACAACCGAACTTCAGGGATTTCATCTAGTTGATGGGAAGTATCAAGAAATCCAAGTAACTACTGATGGCCGTTTGTGGAGTCAGCAGTTAGAACTTTATTTGGGAGTTTATGAAGGTAAATTAAGATTCTTCACTACTGAAAATCAATTGATATTATCATCAGAAGAATTGGCCCAACAAGAACGTTTACGTGCCGAACAGGCAGAAGAACGCGCCCAACAAGCAGAAGAACGCGCCCAACAAGCAGAGCAAGAAATTGCTCGACTGCGGGAGGCTTTACGTATACAGGGTATCAACTTAGAGAATATTTAA
- a CDS encoding restriction endonuclease subunit R, which yields MTLTVEASSLSLNDVHRFLKLEELSDGSFTDFLNLEPLTEFEQEDLLRIRNDFRRYLRLGKISEGLVKFITIAPLMRLAGFYDVPIRLTMEDSIAIAVEDEDRRITGRMDILAINSPQSNIAPPFWVVVIETKNSAVEVGEGLPQLLTYAFKSLDQQPSVWGLATNGLRYQFVYLRHDEQPSYQLMPLLNLNESPGAIKLLQVLKSICKLPNFQ from the coding sequence ATGACGCTAACCGTCGAAGCTAGCAGCTTATCTCTCAACGATGTTCATCGCTTTCTCAAACTAGAAGAACTTTCAGATGGTTCATTCACAGACTTCTTAAATTTAGAACCGTTGACAGAGTTTGAACAGGAAGATTTATTGCGAATTAGAAACGACTTCCGTCGTTATCTCAGGCTTGGTAAAATTTCGGAAGGTTTGGTTAAATTTATAACGATCGCACCCTTGATGCGATTAGCAGGATTTTACGATGTGCCGATTCGGTTGACAATGGAAGATAGCATTGCGATCGCAGTCGAAGATGAAGACAGAAGAATTACCGGACGGATGGATATTTTAGCAATCAACAGTCCTCAAAGTAATATTGCGCCGCCTTTTTGGGTTGTAGTAATTGAAACGAAAAATAGTGCGGTTGAAGTGGGTGAGGGTTTACCTCAATTACTAACTTATGCTTTTAAAAGTTTAGATCAACAACCATCAGTTTGGGGTTTGGCAACTAACGGACTGCGTTATCAATTTGTTTATTTAAGACATGACGAACAGCCAAGTTATCAGTTAATGCCATTATTAAATCTGAATGAATCTCCTGGTGCAATTAAGTTGTTACAAGTTCTTAAAAGCATTTGCAAGTTACCAAATTTTCAGTAA
- the acs gene encoding acetate--CoA ligase: MSQPTIESILQENRLFHPTSEFSQNAHIKSLEDYQRFYEQAKADPQQFWADLAGTELEWFQKWDTVLDWQPPFAKWFVGGKINISYNCLDRHLTTWRKNKAALIWEGEPGDSRTLTYAQLHREVCQFANVLKQLGVQKGDRVGIYMPMIPEAAIAMLACARIGAPHSVVFGGFSAEALRDRLIDATAKLVITADGGWRKDAIVPLKEQVDKALANGAVPSVENVLVVKRTGQETYMQLGGRDHWWHDLQKGVSADCPAEPMDSEDMLFVLYTSGSTGKPKGVVHTTAGYNLYTHITTKWIFDLQDTDVYWCTADVGWITGHSYIVYGPLSNGATTVMYEGAPRASNPGCFWDVIEKYGVNIFYTAPTAIRAFIKMGEHHPNARNLSSLRLLGTVGEPINPEAWMWYQKVIGGDRCPIVDTWWQTETGGIMITPLPGAIPTKPGSATLPFPGIIADVVDLEGNTVPNNEGGYLAVRHPWPGMMRTVYGDPERFRRTYWEHIPPKDGNYIYFAGDGARLDEDGYFWVMGRVDDVLNVSGHRLGTMEVESALVSHPAVAEAAVVGKPDELKGEEVVAFVTLEGTYQGSEELSKELKLHVVKEIGAIARPGEIRFTDALPKTRSGKIMRRLLRNLAAGQEVSGDTSTLEDRSVLDKLREGA; the protein is encoded by the coding sequence ATGTCTCAACCAACTATAGAATCAATCCTCCAAGAGAATCGCCTATTTCATCCTACCTCGGAATTCTCGCAAAATGCCCATATCAAAAGCCTGGAAGACTATCAGCGTTTTTATGAGCAAGCCAAAGCCGATCCGCAGCAATTTTGGGCAGATTTGGCTGGAACAGAATTAGAATGGTTCCAAAAATGGGATACAGTATTAGACTGGCAACCACCTTTTGCTAAGTGGTTCGTTGGTGGTAAAATTAATATTTCTTACAACTGCCTTGACAGACATCTCACTACCTGGCGCAAAAATAAAGCCGCATTGATTTGGGAAGGAGAACCAGGTGATTCGCGTACCCTCACTTACGCCCAACTGCACCGGGAAGTTTGCCAGTTCGCTAATGTGTTGAAGCAACTGGGTGTACAAAAAGGCGATCGCGTTGGTATTTATATGCCGATGATTCCCGAAGCTGCGATCGCTATGTTAGCCTGTGCCAGAATTGGCGCACCACACAGCGTAGTATTTGGTGGTTTTAGTGCCGAAGCTTTACGCGATCGCTTAATCGATGCTACAGCTAAACTGGTAATCACGGCTGATGGTGGTTGGCGCAAAGATGCGATCGTTCCTCTCAAAGAACAGGTAGATAAAGCCTTAGCTAATGGTGCTGTTCCTAGTGTAGAAAATGTCCTCGTTGTCAAGCGCACCGGACAAGAAACTTATATGCAGTTGGGGGGACGCGATCATTGGTGGCATGATTTGCAAAAAGGTGTATCAGCCGATTGTCCCGCCGAACCGATGGACAGCGAAGATATGCTGTTTGTTCTCTACACTTCTGGCAGCACGGGCAAACCGAAGGGTGTTGTGCATACAACTGCTGGTTATAATTTGTATACCCATATCACCACCAAGTGGATCTTTGACCTGCAAGACACAGATGTATATTGGTGTACCGCAGATGTAGGTTGGATTACGGGACACAGCTACATTGTCTATGGCCCGCTTTCCAACGGTGCAACCACCGTGATGTATGAAGGTGCGCCCCGTGCTTCTAATCCTGGGTGTTTCTGGGATGTAATTGAAAAATACGGCGTTAATATTTTTTATACCGCACCTACGGCAATTCGGGCATTTATTAAGATGGGTGAACACCATCCCAACGCGCGAAACTTGTCTTCATTGCGTTTGTTGGGAACCGTTGGCGAACCAATTAACCCCGAAGCTTGGATGTGGTATCAGAAAGTAATTGGTGGCGATCGCTGTCCAATTGTTGATACTTGGTGGCAAACGGAGACAGGCGGTATCATGATTACACCGCTACCAGGGGCGATTCCCACCAAACCCGGTTCTGCAACTCTTCCCTTCCCTGGAATTATTGCAGATGTCGTAGATTTAGAAGGAAACACCGTACCCAATAACGAAGGCGGTTATCTAGCAGTGCGACATCCGTGGCCAGGAATGATGCGGACAGTCTACGGCGATCCAGAACGCTTCCGCCGCACCTACTGGGAACACATTCCGCCCAAAGATGGTAACTATATTTACTTTGCTGGTGATGGCGCTAGACTTGATGAAGACGGCTACTTTTGGGTAATGGGTCGTGTGGATGATGTATTGAATGTATCAGGACACCGACTCGGTACAATGGAAGTAGAATCAGCTTTAGTTTCGCATCCAGCAGTCGCAGAAGCGGCGGTAGTGGGTAAACCCGATGAACTTAAGGGTGAAGAAGTAGTTGCTTTTGTGACATTAGAAGGCACTTATCAGGGAAGTGAGGAACTGAGTAAAGAACTCAAACTGCACGTTGTCAAAGAAATCGGTGCGATCGCACGCCCCGGAGAAATCCGCTTTACAGACGCTTTGCCGAAAACGCGATCGGGTAAGATTATGCGGCGCTTGCTGCGAAATCTAGCCGCCGGACAAGAGGTATCTGGAGATACTTCGACATTGGAAGATAGAAGCGTGTTGGATAAATTGCGGGAAGGCGCGTAA
- a CDS encoding DUF4365 domain-containing protein, with amino-acid sequence MKTTAPWYIGRRAESLAIVYLTRRDDLIISQPTPNQGLDFLITINKDGVYTGRLFGIEVKATDSTSN; translated from the coding sequence ATGAAAACCACAGCACCTTGGTATATTGGAAGACGCGCAGAATCTCTTGCCATTGTTTACTTAACTCGTCGTGATGACTTGATTATTTCTCAGCCAACACCAAATCAAGGATTAGACTTTTTAATCACAATTAACAAAGATGGAGTTTATACTGGAAGACTCTTTGGTATTGAAGTAAAAGCAACAGATTCTACATCGAATTGA
- a CDS encoding tetratricopeptide repeat protein yields the protein MKVKRKLKSAFVQSFSGMTLSIITVIGLSPLALAVPAKVSLHSPGQSIQRQPQKLAQFSDTGPSERSQMLQQANALFNQGELTGAEENLRKFVKQFPDDAFGHFQLGNVLFRQKKPEEAISAYQEAIRLQPKYALAYNAMGMVYASQSRWEEAITQYKKALEINPNYGEGLTNFALALWQTNKKDEALSSLEKALKVFKEQNRGEKVNQVERILREIKTADDPSVS from the coding sequence ATGAAGGTAAAACGCAAACTGAAATCAGCATTTGTTCAATCTTTTAGCGGTATGACGCTGAGTATTATCACTGTAATTGGTTTATCACCATTAGCGTTAGCGGTTCCTGCAAAAGTTTCTTTGCATTCGCCTGGACAGTCGATTCAGAGACAACCACAAAAACTAGCACAGTTTTCAGACACAGGGCCATCAGAGCGATCGCAGATGCTGCAACAAGCCAATGCTTTATTTAATCAGGGAGAGTTGACAGGTGCAGAGGAAAATTTACGCAAATTCGTTAAACAATTCCCAGACGATGCCTTTGGACACTTTCAACTAGGAAATGTGCTTTTTCGGCAAAAGAAACCAGAAGAAGCAATTAGCGCTTATCAAGAAGCCATTCGCCTCCAGCCAAAATACGCTCTGGCTTACAATGCGATGGGTATGGTTTACGCAAGCCAAAGTCGCTGGGAAGAAGCTATTACTCAATATAAAAAAGCTCTAGAAATTAATCCTAATTATGGCGAGGGGCTGACTAATTTTGCACTGGCATTGTGGCAAACAAATAAAAAAGACGAGGCATTATCTTCTTTAGAAAAAGCTTTAAAAGTCTTCAAAGAACAGAATAGAGGTGAAAAAGTTAACCAAGTCGAACGAATCTTGCGAGAGATTAAAACGGCTGATGATCCTAGTGTTTCATGA
- a CDS encoding Uma2 family endonuclease, protein MTSLSALTLPDHTQLPDSDGTFVKNLQEHPQSILITDSIKPVLEQLYPNGQYCIGQDSGIYWRLTDPPEKGAEAPDWFYVPNVPPTLDGKMRRSYVLWKEYVAPLIVIEFVSGDGSEERDKTPPSQGEGGNVGKFWVYEQAIRVPYYGIYEVAKAQVEVYHLVDNTYQLMKPNERGHYPILPMGVELGIWQGFYQNAELPWLRWWDAQGNLLLTGEERAVIERQKRERIVEKLRTLSIEELNALGIEPEMLD, encoded by the coding sequence ATGACTTCCCTATCGGCATTAACTTTACCTGATCACACCCAGTTACCAGACTCAGATGGTACATTTGTAAAAAATCTTCAGGAGCATCCGCAAAGCATCTTAATTACAGATTCAATTAAACCTGTTTTAGAGCAACTTTATCCTAACGGTCAATATTGTATTGGACAAGATTCTGGCATCTACTGGCGATTGACAGATCCTCCTGAGAAAGGGGCTGAAGCACCAGACTGGTTTTATGTACCCAATGTACCACCGACCCTTGACGGTAAAATGCGGCGTTCTTATGTGCTGTGGAAGGAATATGTTGCGCCCTTGATTGTAATTGAATTTGTCTCTGGAGATGGTTCAGAAGAACGAGATAAAACACCGCCATCTCAAGGAGAAGGTGGGAATGTTGGTAAGTTTTGGGTTTATGAGCAGGCAATTCGAGTGCCTTATTATGGAATTTATGAAGTAGCAAAAGCGCAAGTGGAAGTTTATCACCTAGTGGATAATACTTATCAACTGATGAAACCCAATGAACGAGGACATTACCCAATTCTTCCTATGGGCGTAGAGTTAGGAATCTGGCAAGGATTTTATCAGAATGCAGAGTTACCTTGGTTGCGCTGGTGGGATGCACAAGGAAATTTACTGCTAACAGGTGAGGAACGGGCTGTGATTGAGCGACAAAAGCGGGAGAGAATTGTAGAAAAATTGCGTACTCTCTCTATTGAAGAACTCAACGCTTTAGGAATTGAACCAGAAATGTTGGATTAA
- a CDS encoding MoaD/ThiS family protein yields the protein MSKSAITVTVKLFAAYQEAFRVSELVLEFPNSIPVKTVCDRLIAEHPELSQWREVTRFGINLIFVEPDTLLQDGDEVVLIPPVSGG from the coding sequence ATGTCTAAATCTGCAATCACCGTTACCGTCAAATTGTTCGCTGCTTATCAAGAAGCCTTTAGGGTTTCGGAACTGGTGCTGGAATTTCCCAATAGTATACCAGTCAAAACAGTATGCGATCGCCTCATAGCTGAACACCCCGAACTCTCCCAATGGCGTGAGGTTACCCGCTTTGGAATTAATCTAATATTTGTCGAACCAGATACCCTACTACAAGACGGGGATGAAGTTGTGCTGATTCCACCAGTCAGTGGCGGGTAG
- a CDS encoding lysophospholipid acyltransferase family protein, which produces MSKKQHLINKKPGWSLDERDPKFIESLMPLLGFFYDYYFRVQTSGWDNIPPQEKVLLVGSHNGGLAAPDMGMMMYDWFRRFGVEQPVYGLMHPKAWQVSPPLAQLAAKAGAIIAHPKMAYTALRSGASVLVYPGGAEDVFRPHYLRNKIYFAGRQGFIKLALRENVPIVPVISWGAHDTLIVLADCYKIVQQLHEWGMPWLLGIDPEVFPIYLGLPWGLAIGPLPNIPLPMSMYTQVCPQIVFQRYGSEAASDRHYVNECYELVVSQMQQELDRLVKLTANYNQFDSRGLS; this is translated from the coding sequence ATGTCAAAAAAGCAACATCTCATAAACAAAAAACCCGGTTGGTCTTTGGATGAGCGAGATCCAAAATTCATAGAATCTCTGATGCCTCTGCTTGGCTTTTTCTATGACTACTATTTCCGAGTTCAAACTAGTGGCTGGGATAATATTCCACCCCAAGAAAAAGTCCTACTTGTCGGTTCGCATAATGGGGGACTGGCGGCTCCCGATATGGGAATGATGATGTACGACTGGTTCCGACGATTTGGTGTGGAGCAACCCGTTTATGGTTTGATGCATCCCAAAGCTTGGCAGGTTAGCCCGCCACTAGCGCAACTGGCCGCCAAGGCTGGAGCAATTATTGCTCATCCGAAAATGGCTTACACTGCCTTGCGCTCTGGAGCTAGTGTACTAGTTTATCCAGGTGGAGCCGAAGATGTCTTTCGACCGCATTATTTACGTAACAAAATCTACTTTGCGGGGCGGCAAGGATTTATCAAGTTAGCGTTGCGGGAAAATGTGCCGATTGTCCCTGTGATTTCTTGGGGCGCTCACGATACGCTGATTGTGCTGGCTGACTGCTACAAAATTGTGCAGCAACTCCATGAATGGGGGATGCCTTGGCTGTTGGGGATTGATCCAGAAGTTTTTCCGATTTATCTCGGACTGCCTTGGGGGTTAGCAATTGGCCCGTTACCCAACATTCCATTACCTATGTCTATGTACACGCAGGTTTGTCCGCAAATTGTATTTCAACGCTACGGTTCTGAAGCAGCCAGCGATCGCCACTATGTCAATGAATGTTATGAATTAGTTGTAAGTCAGATGCAGCAAGAGTTAGATCGCTTAGTGAAGCTAACTGCTAATTATAACCAATTTGATTCCAGAGGATTGAGTTAG
- a CDS encoding glutathione binding-like protein translates to MIDLYYWTTPNGHKITIFLEEVGLQYTIIPVNIGAGDQFKPEFLKISPNNRIPAIVDHEPADGGTPISVFESGAILLYLAEKTGKLIPEDLRNRIQVLEWLFWQMAGLGPMAGQNHHFNAYAPEKIDYAINRYVNETGRLYAVLNKQLADREFVAGDYSIADIAVYPWIVPYERQSQNLEDFPHVKRWFEAIKARPATIRAYEKAEELKTQALDPDKSRDLLFNQSAKTIQP, encoded by the coding sequence ATGATTGATCTTTATTATTGGACAACCCCAAACGGTCATAAGATTACGATTTTCTTAGAAGAAGTCGGTTTGCAATATACCATAATTCCTGTGAATATTGGGGCTGGCGATCAATTTAAACCCGAATTTTTAAAGATTTCTCCTAATAATCGTATACCGGCGATCGTTGACCACGAACCCGCAGATGGAGGTACGCCAATTTCGGTATTTGAGTCTGGTGCAATCTTGCTGTATTTAGCAGAAAAAACCGGGAAATTAATCCCTGAAGATTTACGTAATCGCATTCAAGTTTTAGAATGGTTGTTCTGGCAAATGGCAGGGCTGGGGCCAATGGCGGGACAAAATCATCACTTTAACGCCTACGCTCCCGAAAAAATAGACTATGCGATTAACCGCTATGTGAATGAGACGGGACGCTTATATGCAGTGCTGAATAAGCAACTAGCAGATAGAGAATTTGTGGCTGGCGATTATTCTATCGCCGATATTGCTGTCTATCCCTGGATTGTGCCCTATGAGCGCCAAAGTCAGAATCTAGAAGATTTTCCTCACGTCAAACGGTGGTTTGAGGCAATTAAAGCCCGTCCGGCAACAATTCGCGCTTATGAGAAAGCAGAAGAACTGAAAACTCAAGCGCTTGATCCAGATAAGTCACGAGATTTGTTATTTAACCAATCGGCGAAGACTATTCAACCTTGA
- a CDS encoding class I SAM-dependent methyltransferase, protein MSEKTVKVIEVNLFPKGDYVSSGFITIQPDSYFPNISLGNKYDSFWLYLRRDITHNWYVDKRKQNVGFVSRDEAHILYNTALKFQGKKALEIGCWMGWSACHLALGGVELDVIDPMLSEQLFNESVTESLKSAGVKESVNLIPGCSPEKVEEIANKFQRKWSLIFIDGNHEAPAPLNDTIICEQFAEADALILFHDLASPDVGQGLDYLKEKGWNTMVYQTMQIMGVAWRGNVEPVIHQPDPKINWPLPPHLQGYFVSGSVETATEDKFAEILRAVRPYTLLSERKLFSLYSQAKQLYCYLFWLPKMLRQAIARNKPIKHD, encoded by the coding sequence ATGAGTGAAAAAACAGTAAAAGTGATTGAAGTAAACTTATTCCCAAAAGGAGATTATGTTTCGTCAGGATTTATCACTATTCAGCCAGATTCCTATTTTCCCAATATAAGTTTAGGGAATAAATATGATTCTTTTTGGCTTTACTTGCGGCGGGATATTACTCATAACTGGTACGTCGATAAGCGAAAGCAAAATGTAGGATTTGTCAGCAGAGATGAAGCTCATATTTTATACAATACAGCCTTAAAATTTCAGGGTAAGAAAGCTTTAGAAATAGGTTGTTGGATGGGTTGGTCAGCGTGTCATTTGGCTTTAGGAGGAGTAGAGCTAGATGTAATCGATCCGATGCTATCCGAACAATTATTTAATGAAAGCGTCACAGAGTCACTAAAGTCGGCAGGTGTTAAGGAATCTGTGAATCTAATACCAGGATGTAGCCCTGAAAAAGTAGAAGAGATAGCAAATAAATTTCAACGGAAATGGTCATTGATATTTATAGATGGTAATCACGAAGCACCAGCACCGCTCAACGATACAATTATTTGCGAACAATTTGCAGAAGCAGATGCTTTAATTTTATTTCATGATTTGGCTTCTCCCGACGTAGGCCAAGGTTTGGACTACTTAAAAGAGAAAGGGTGGAACACAATGGTGTATCAAACTATGCAAATTATGGGAGTTGCATGGCGGGGAAATGTTGAGCCTGTAATACACCAGCCAGATCCTAAAATTAACTGGCCCTTACCTCCACATTTACAAGGTTATTTTGTAAGTGGTTCAGTTGAAACTGCGACAGAAGATAAATTTGCAGAAATTCTTAGAGCAGTTCGACCATATACTTTATTGAGTGAAAGAAAGTTATTCTCGCTTTATAGTCAGGCAAAACAACTATATTGTTATCTTTTTTGGCTGCCAAAAATGTTACGACAAGCGATCGCTAGAAACAAACCTATCAAGCATGACTAG
- a CDS encoding class I SAM-dependent methyltransferase: MNIDFGATATDYAKHRAGFPSSLFNKLSEYGIGLPGQNIVDLGTGTGTLARGFADRGAYVIGIDPSVSLLEQARLLSESIELKVDYRVATAENTELPDASADVVTAGQCWHWFDRPRAVQEITRILRKNGSIAIAHFDWIPLKGNVVEATEQLIKAHNPAWNLDGGNGMYPLWLQDIGEGGFREIRTFSYDVFVSYTHEAWRGRIRASAGVGASLTQELVEVFDQELATLLEARYPTPILQVHHRVWAAIAKAPL; encoded by the coding sequence ATGAATATTGATTTTGGTGCAACTGCTACTGATTATGCAAAACACCGCGCTGGCTTTCCCAGTTCATTATTTAACAAACTGTCTGAATATGGTATTGGTTTACCAGGGCAGAATATTGTTGACCTTGGTACTGGAACAGGAACACTAGCGCGGGGCTTTGCCGATAGAGGTGCTTATGTGATTGGCATAGATCCATCAGTTTCACTTTTAGAACAAGCGAGACTGTTAAGCGAATCTATCGAACTCAAAGTAGATTATCGAGTCGCAACTGCCGAGAATACCGAGTTACCAGACGCAAGTGCGGATGTGGTGACAGCAGGACAGTGTTGGCATTGGTTTGATCGTCCCCGTGCTGTCCAAGAAATTACTCGAATATTGAGAAAAAATGGCTCGATCGCGATCGCTCATTTTGATTGGATACCTTTAAAAGGTAATGTAGTTGAAGCAACAGAACAACTGATCAAGGCTCATAATCCAGCGTGGAATTTGGATGGCGGTAATGGAATGTATCCCTTGTGGTTACAAGACATTGGCGAAGGAGGATTCCGAGAAATCCGCACATTTTCTTACGATGTTTTTGTGTCTTATACACACGAGGCTTGGCGGGGACGAATTCGTGCTAGTGCAGGCGTGGGAGCCAGCTTGACACAAGAATTGGTAGAAGTATTTGATCAGGAATTGGCGACATTACTCGAAGCAAGATATCCTACACCAATTCTTCAGGTTCACCATAGAGTTTGGGCTGCGATCGCCAAAGCACCGCTATGA
- a CDS encoding SDR family NAD(P)-dependent oxidoreductase, translating to MATTALIVGAGSGLSASLARLFAKEGFTVALAARQIEKLTQLSSEIGAVSFAADASKPDEVEQLFIDIDNKIGSPNIVVYNPSYRVRGPLVDLDPGEVAKTLDVTAYGGFLVAQAATKRFLQLGGGAIFFTGASASVKGYAQSAPFAMGKFALRGLAQSIARELAPKNIHVAHFVIDGVIRSAVRQNPVDNPDSTLDPDAIAQTYLSILRQPRSAWTYEVELRPWVENF from the coding sequence ATGGCAACAACAGCTTTAATTGTCGGTGCAGGTAGTGGACTAAGCGCTTCTTTAGCCCGCCTATTTGCCAAAGAGGGTTTCACCGTAGCTTTAGCAGCTCGCCAAATTGAAAAACTCACTCAATTGAGCAGTGAAATTGGCGCAGTTAGTTTTGCTGCTGATGCCTCAAAGCCAGATGAAGTAGAACAGTTATTTATTGATATTGATAATAAAATTGGTTCCCCAAATATTGTCGTTTACAATCCTAGTTACCGAGTGCGGGGGCCTCTTGTTGATCTAGACCCTGGTGAGGTGGCAAAAACCCTAGATGTAACTGCTTATGGTGGCTTTCTGGTTGCCCAAGCTGCTACCAAAAGGTTTTTGCAACTTGGCGGCGGTGCTATCTTCTTTACTGGAGCTTCAGCGAGTGTTAAGGGTTATGCTCAGTCTGCTCCCTTTGCAATGGGTAAATTTGCACTGCGCGGTTTGGCTCAAAGTATTGCTAGAGAATTAGCACCAAAGAATATCCATGTGGCGCATTTCGTAATTGATGGTGTAATCCGTTCAGCAGTTCGCCAAAATCCAGTAGATAATCCTGATAGTACTCTTGACCCGGATGCGATCGCTCAAACTTATCTCAGCATTCTCCGCCAACCCCGCAGTGCTTGGACTTATGAAGTAGAACTACGTCCGTGGGTAGAGAACTTTTAG